A single region of the Archaeoglobaceae archaeon genome encodes:
- the ligD gene encoding non-homologous end-joining DNA ligase — translation MSWFEERIKPMLAVKGKPFSSPEYFFEIKWDGTRALAFIDVKNEKIRLQNRRLLEISYRYPEFDFLNFVSENAILDGEIVVFEGNKPSFSLLQKRDHTDSKFKASILAKKIPANYLVFDVLYTESRGWLYKTPLENRKRILSELCSDTRRIALVDYVEEKGEELYEKVVRAEIEGVIGKEKRGYYTPGKRSESWIKIKKRNTGEFIIVGWLEGEGERKGKFGSLILALKSGNSYVHVGQVGSGFDSDFLEWFSKKLQEIEIKTPYFLIETRRVVHWCQPKYVCEVEYLEITEDLKLRAPVFLRLRDDKSPDECKIEDLVSTSTIVP, via the coding sequence ATGAGCTGGTTCGAAGAAAGAATAAAACCGATGCTGGCAGTTAAGGGAAAACCCTTCAGTAGTCCTGAATATTTTTTTGAAATAAAATGGGACGGGACAAGAGCCTTGGCTTTTATTGACGTCAAGAATGAAAAAATAAGACTTCAGAACAGAAGATTGCTGGAGATTTCTTACAGATATCCGGAGTTTGATTTCTTGAATTTCGTTTCAGAGAACGCAATTCTGGATGGGGAAATCGTGGTATTTGAAGGAAATAAACCCTCTTTTAGTTTACTGCAAAAGCGCGATCATACGGATAGCAAGTTTAAGGCATCAATTCTGGCTAAAAAGATTCCGGCAAACTATTTGGTATTTGATGTCCTCTATACTGAGTCTCGAGGTTGGCTTTACAAAACGCCCCTTGAAAATAGAAAGAGGATACTTTCGGAACTTTGTTCAGATACACGTAGAATCGCTCTTGTGGATTACGTAGAGGAAAAAGGTGAAGAGCTCTATGAGAAAGTCGTTAGGGCAGAGATAGAAGGGGTTATAGGAAAGGAGAAAAGAGGTTATTATACTCCGGGAAAAAGATCGGAGAGTTGGATAAAGATAAAGAAGAGAAACACTGGCGAGTTTATAATTGTTGGATGGCTCGAAGGTGAAGGGGAAAGAAAGGGAAAATTTGGATCTCTTATTCTGGCTTTAAAATCTGGAAATAGTTACGTGCATGTCGGCCAGGTTGGCTCCGGATTTGATTCAGATTTTCTTGAGTGGTTCTCTAAAAAGTTGCAGGAAATAGAAATAAAAACACCTTATTTTTTGATCGAAACGAGAAGAGTGGTGCATTGGTGTCAGCCGAAATATGTTTGTGAGGTAGAATATCTCGAGATTACAGAAGATTTAAAGCTACGAGCTCCAGTTTTTCTTAGATTAAGAGATGATAAATCGCCTGATGAATGCAAAATAGAAGATTTAGTTTCCACATCAACCATAGTCCCATAG
- a CDS encoding GTPBP1 family GTP-binding protein: MEKLTILVEKGEGENVEFKEFLNSTHLKESRFRQLACQMNHRLIMGKGRAYYVIGVSDSGIVKGLDEEKFNETIEVLRKVAKEIEAEISSVEKYKINGGYVGIIEIMKSNAKEHILIGTAGHVDHGKSTLVGCLITGMPDNGDGATRVFLDVLKHEIERGLSAELSFAVLGFKDGKILRLKNPMSKEEKARIVEKSDKLVSFVDTVGHEPWLRTTIRGLLGQKIDYGLLVIAANDGVMRTTREHLGILLAMELPVIVAITKIDMVGEEKIKEIISQVSNLLRSVGRIPILVRDIRDVLKVSNFVSENKLIVPIIQTSAVTLQGYDLLEELLYRLPKRYTAEKDFLLYIDKVYRVTGVGVVVSGSVKSGELREGEDVFLGPFDDGSFKQVKVMSIEMHHYRISKTKCGDIVGIALKGVRYEDIRRGMVISKTMPKAVREFEAEVFVFTHPTLIKPGYEPVLHSETIAETVTFKAIEKGYLKAGDRDKVRIRFKYHPQCVFEGQKFIFRESRSKGMGEIIRVFE; the protein is encoded by the coding sequence GTGGAAAAGCTCACTATACTCGTCGAAAAAGGTGAGGGTGAGAATGTAGAGTTTAAGGAGTTTCTTAATTCAACTCACTTAAAAGAGAGTCGTTTTAGACAGCTCGCTTGCCAGATGAACCATAGACTCATAATGGGGAAGGGAAGGGCATACTATGTGATAGGAGTTTCAGATTCGGGAATCGTGAAAGGACTGGACGAAGAGAAGTTCAATGAAACAATAGAAGTTCTTAGAAAAGTCGCAAAAGAAATCGAAGCAGAAATAAGTTCTGTTGAAAAATACAAAATAAATGGGGGATATGTAGGTATAATCGAAATCATGAAATCGAACGCCAAGGAGCATATTTTGATTGGCACTGCAGGACACGTAGACCATGGAAAATCAACCTTGGTTGGATGCCTCATAACTGGAATGCCTGACAACGGAGATGGAGCTACCAGAGTATTTCTTGATGTTTTAAAGCATGAAATTGAGCGCGGACTTAGTGCTGAACTGAGTTTTGCCGTTTTGGGCTTTAAAGATGGTAAAATTTTGAGGTTAAAAAATCCGATGAGCAAGGAGGAGAAGGCAAGAATAGTTGAAAAATCCGATAAACTTGTCAGCTTTGTTGACACAGTGGGACATGAGCCATGGCTTAGAACTACGATTCGCGGTCTATTAGGGCAAAAAATTGATTACGGATTGCTTGTAATCGCTGCAAACGATGGAGTCATGAGGACTACGAGAGAGCATCTCGGCATATTGCTGGCAATGGAATTGCCCGTAATCGTTGCAATTACAAAAATAGATATGGTTGGCGAAGAAAAGATAAAGGAGATAATTTCACAGGTTTCAAATCTTTTAAGATCTGTGGGGAGAATCCCGATACTTGTTCGAGACATCAGAGATGTCTTAAAAGTATCTAACTTTGTTTCTGAGAACAAACTGATAGTCCCAATAATTCAAACCTCTGCGGTTACACTTCAGGGGTATGATTTGCTCGAAGAACTGTTATACAGGCTTCCAAAAAGATATACTGCTGAAAAGGACTTTTTGTTGTATATAGATAAAGTCTACAGGGTTACAGGGGTTGGCGTGGTTGTGAGTGGAAGTGTTAAATCTGGAGAGCTCAGAGAGGGCGAGGACGTATTTCTCGGGCCATTTGACGATGGTAGTTTCAAACAGGTTAAAGTCATGAGCATAGAGATGCACCACTATCGGATTAGCAAAACTAAATGCGGAGACATTGTTGGAATTGCACTAAAAGGTGTTAGATACGAAGATATTCGTAGGGGGATGGTGATTAGCAAAACTATGCCAAAAGCGGTTCGCGAATTCGAGGCAGAGGTTTTCGTTTTCACTCATCCGACACTCATAAAACCGGGTTACGAGCCTGTGCTTCATTCTGAGACAATTGCCGAGACAGTAACATTTAAGGCAATTGAAAAAGGATACCTAAAAGCAGGGGATAGAGATAAAGTTCGAATTAGATTCAAATATCATCCTCAATGTGTCTT
- a CDS encoding coiled-coil protein: MKTSVHNAKKGCCGTMMLEKLEERKAELEKELQEFTKKRDELNQFAKECAKKRDELNKEVKQLVEKVKELRTKRDELNNKTKELKAKKNELYEEIDKLYKEVDKLRKKIDQGGRPLGEIEKEIRRLEFKQQTTVMSIDKERAIVERISKLKRELEERKAQLEQHEEFKRLIVRIRELKDKVREINNEMKACGDEADKYHEELMKTVKDLDEKRKLADEMHLKFSESKKEADKCHAEALRRKKDIKDLEKVIKALKSKQYKTKEQIEREELLKKAKEIYEMFKRGEKIDTEDLLILQRAGLI, encoded by the coding sequence ATGAAAACATCTGTGCACAACGCTAAAAAAGGCTGTTGTGGGACCATGATGTTGGAGAAACTTGAAGAAAGGAAGGCAGAGCTTGAGAAGGAATTGCAGGAATTTACAAAGAAGAGAGATGAACTCAACCAGTTTGCAAAGGAGTGCGCAAAAAAGAGAGATGAACTAAACAAGGAAGTGAAACAGTTAGTTGAGAAAGTTAAGGAATTGAGGACCAAAAGGGATGAATTGAACAATAAAACCAAGGAACTCAAAGCCAAGAAAAACGAGCTTTATGAAGAAATAGATAAGCTCTACAAAGAAGTCGACAAGCTGCGAAAGAAGATAGACCAAGGTGGAAGACCTCTGGGAGAAATAGAAAAGGAAATTAGAAGACTTGAATTCAAACAGCAAACCACTGTAATGAGTATAGATAAAGAGAGGGCAATAGTTGAAAGGATTTCCAAGCTAAAAAGAGAGCTGGAGGAAAGAAAAGCACAACTTGAGCAACATGAGGAATTCAAGAGACTCATAGTGAGGATAAGAGAATTGAAGGATAAGGTTAGAGAGATCAACAACGAAATGAAAGCATGTGGAGATGAGGCGGACAAATACCACGAAGAACTGATGAAAACGGTAAAAGATCTGGACGAGAAGAGAAAACTTGCAGATGAAATGCATTTGAAGTTCTCAGAAAGTAAAAAAGAGGCAGATAAATGTCATGCTGAAGCTCTCAGAAGGAAGAAAGACATAAAAGATCTTGAAAAAGTAATCAAGGCTCTAAAGTCGAAACAGTATAAGACAAAAGAGCAGATAGAAAGAGAAGAGCTCCTTAAGAAGGCAAAAGAGATTTACGAAATGTTCAAGAGGGGAGAAAAGATAGACACAGAAGACCTGCTTATTCTACAGAGGGCTGGGTTAATCTAA
- the iorB gene encoding indolepyruvate ferredoxin oxidoreductase subunit beta, with the protein MELNILVVGVGGQGALTTAHLIARSAMKAGLNVLVAETHGMAQRGGSVEVHVRIGDVHSPLIPDCGADIVLALEPSEALRYAKYLNKRSKVILNSRKIIPPSVTVGLARYPTIEEILENLRKITNEIYEVNASEIAEKVGDAVTANVVIVGIMLSLLKLPFKVEHVEEVIKETMGRVELNLKALKMGYNFRLTQPSVE; encoded by the coding sequence ATGGAACTCAACATCCTTGTTGTTGGCGTTGGTGGTCAAGGGGCACTTACTACAGCCCATCTGATCGCTCGCTCAGCGATGAAGGCGGGACTGAACGTGCTTGTTGCAGAAACGCATGGAATGGCTCAGCGTGGAGGAAGCGTGGAAGTTCATGTTAGAATTGGAGATGTCCATTCGCCACTTATCCCAGATTGCGGTGCGGACATAGTTCTTGCACTCGAGCCTTCTGAGGCCTTAAGATACGCCAAATATTTGAACAAAAGATCGAAAGTAATTCTTAACTCCAGAAAAATAATTCCACCTTCAGTAACCGTAGGCTTGGCGAGATATCCTACGATTGAAGAAATTTTGGAGAATCTGAGAAAAATAACGAATGAAATCTACGAGGTAAATGCTTCTGAGATCGCTGAAAAAGTGGGGGATGCAGTTACAGCAAATGTTGTAATTGTTGGAATAATGCTCTCTTTACTAAAATTGCCTTTTAAAGTCGAACACGTTGAGGAGGTGATAAAAGAAACAATGGGGAGAGTAGAACTAAACTTAAAAGCTTTAAAAATGGGCTACAATTTTAGATTAACCCAGCCCTCTGTAGAATAA
- a CDS encoding Ku protein, with translation MRASWKGSISFGLVSIPVKAYNTAVPKEIKFTLLHSRDGGRIRYRKYCEKCGIEVKDEEITRGFEVSKNEYVILTDEDFEKIPLKSVKTIEIRQFFEPSELSIIYYNQFYYLVPDKGAEKAYLLLKEAMKETNLMGIGKIAIRGKEGLVALREFNGGILMANLHYIDEIRSPREITGWEVKAEISPEELELAKKLVLALKKPLRLEEFRNEYKEALMKLIEAKLAGREVLMPEEAPTARSLMEALKASLEAIR, from the coding sequence ATGAGGGCTAGCTGGAAAGGTTCGATAAGCTTTGGCTTAGTCTCGATTCCTGTAAAGGCATACAACACTGCAGTTCCAAAGGAAATAAAGTTCACCTTGCTTCATTCAAGAGACGGTGGAAGAATAAGATACAGAAAATACTGCGAAAAATGCGGGATAGAGGTTAAGGACGAAGAAATCACGAGGGGCTTTGAAGTTTCTAAGAACGAGTATGTGATTCTGACTGACGAGGATTTTGAAAAGATACCCCTTAAGAGTGTAAAAACAATCGAGATAAGGCAGTTTTTCGAGCCTTCAGAACTCAGTATAATCTATTACAACCAATTCTACTATTTAGTTCCAGATAAGGGGGCTGAGAAGGCTTACTTACTTTTAAAAGAGGCTATGAAGGAAACGAATCTCATGGGAATTGGAAAAATTGCAATAAGAGGGAAAGAAGGGCTTGTCGCTTTACGTGAGTTTAATGGTGGGATTTTAATGGCCAATCTTCACTACATTGACGAGATTCGCAGTCCAAGGGAAATTACCGGTTGGGAAGTTAAGGCAGAAATAAGCCCTGAAGAGCTTGAGCTTGCCAAAAAACTTGTTTTGGCTTTAAAAAAGCCTTTAAGACTTGAAGAATTCAGAAACGAATACAAAGAGGCTCTAATGAAGCTGATAGAGGCTAAACTTGCAGGCAGAGAGGTTTTAATGCCAGAAGAAGCTCCTACAGCAAGATCGCTAATGGAGGCACTCAAAGCCAGCTTGGAGGCTATAAGATGA